One window of Flavobacterium ammonificans genomic DNA carries:
- a CDS encoding 2TM domain-containing protein, translated as MENTNLDQIRYEEAVKKVKKLKGFYTHALVYVVINIMVIIANVQNYEPGESFFQFKTFMTAFFWGIGLLAHAMGTFIPYFILGKDWEERKIKELMEKERNVNKWE; from the coding sequence ATGGAAAATACTAATTTAGATCAAATCCGTTATGAAGAGGCGGTAAAAAAAGTAAAAAAATTAAAAGGGTTTTATACACACGCTTTAGTGTATGTGGTAATTAATATTATGGTTATAATTGCTAACGTTCAGAATTATGAACCGGGAGAAAGTTTTTTTCAATTCAAGACTTTTATGACTGCATTTTTCTGGGGAATAGGTTTGTTGGCTCATGCTATGGGAACCTTTATTCCTTATTTCATTCTAGGTAAAGATTGGGAAGAGCGTAAAATAAAAGAGTTAATGGAAAAAGAAAGAAATGTAAATAAGTGGGAGTAA
- a CDS encoding nucleoid-associated protein, with protein MINLFNTHIDSLSIHRVGNKSRNEAIFLSEQPFNLNDEIVPLIKEFFFKPFREKEENYFQFAHEVDLDYNEMYKFASQIFENPSNVHEVSKQITKHLFEQSNHPHIKNGEVYVTYLTNLAIDNNVVDAIGIFKSEIQADFLQFEEKDTHLEMILQHGVSLNKLDKGCLIFNYKKEEGYKILTVDSNRYDARYWLEHFLSVDAFEDENFITKKYLKFCQGFAKDVVFPAEDKKEEVMFMNRSVNYFAKNDQFEETNFLNEVLDNPDLIPEFKNYKVDKGDKYSIEDITTFPIANAAVSDARKSIKNVINLDTHIQIKMDFINPESAEKFVEKGWDEEKQMYYYLVYFNKEEKN; from the coding sequence ATGATTAACTTATTCAATACCCATATCGACTCCCTTTCTATACATCGTGTAGGAAATAAGAGCCGTAACGAAGCTATTTTTTTATCAGAACAACCATTCAATCTAAACGATGAAATTGTTCCTTTGATCAAAGAATTTTTCTTCAAGCCTTTCAGAGAGAAAGAAGAAAATTATTTTCAGTTTGCGCACGAAGTAGATTTGGATTACAACGAAATGTACAAATTCGCTTCTCAAATATTCGAGAATCCATCTAATGTACATGAGGTTTCAAAACAAATCACCAAACATTTATTTGAACAATCGAATCATCCACACATCAAAAATGGCGAAGTATATGTTACTTATTTAACAAACCTAGCTATTGACAACAATGTGGTCGATGCCATTGGGATATTTAAAAGCGAAATACAAGCTGACTTTTTGCAATTTGAAGAAAAAGATACTCACCTTGAAATGATTTTACAACACGGGGTAAGTTTGAATAAATTAGACAAAGGTTGTTTGATTTTCAATTACAAAAAAGAGGAAGGATATAAAATACTAACGGTAGATAGTAACCGTTACGATGCCCGTTATTGGTTAGAACATTTCTTATCTGTAGATGCTTTTGAAGACGAAAATTTCATCACTAAAAAATATTTAAAGTTCTGTCAAGGCTTTGCCAAAGACGTGGTTTTCCCTGCTGAAGACAAAAAAGAAGAAGTGATGTTTATGAATCGTTCTGTGAATTATTTTGCAAAAAACGACCAGTTTGAAGAAACTAATTTCCTCAACGAAGTATTAGACAATCCTGATTTGATTCCTGAATTTAAAAATTATAAAGTAGATAAGGGAGATAAATACAGTATTGAAGACATTACCACCTTCCCTATTGCCAATGCAGCAGTTTCTGATGCTAGAAAGTCAATCAAGAACGTGATTAATTTAGACACACACATCCAAATCAAAATGGATTTTATTAACCCTGAAAGCGCCGAGAAATTTGTAGAAAAAGGTTGGGACGAAGAAAAACAAATGTACTACTACTTAGTTTACTTCAATAAAGAAGAGAAAAATTAA
- a CDS encoding plasmid pRiA4b ORF-3 family protein — MVYKFRVILDAEEDIFRDIAILAEDTLEDLHNAIFNSFGFDGMEVASFYTCDDTWNQEDEIPMFDAGDVPGEQTIMSDYKLVDLLDKQNTKIIYVYDFINMWTFLVELAAVEEPQAGALYPETLFSHGEMPDEAIEKNFEADMNDDIYGEFEDDLDEDDLDMFEGDDSFEDFGYEENWN; from the coding sequence ATGGTTTATAAATTCAGAGTAATTCTAGACGCAGAAGAAGATATTTTTAGAGATATTGCTATCCTTGCCGAAGACACTTTAGAAGATTTACACAACGCTATCTTCAATTCATTTGGATTTGACGGAATGGAAGTGGCTTCTTTTTATACTTGTGATGATACTTGGAATCAAGAAGATGAAATTCCGATGTTTGACGCAGGTGATGTTCCTGGAGAACAAACCATCATGAGCGATTATAAATTAGTCGATCTTTTAGACAAACAAAATACTAAAATTATCTACGTATATGACTTTATCAATATGTGGACTTTCTTAGTAGAATTAGCTGCAGTTGAAGAACCACAAGCAGGAGCGCTATATCCTGAAACGCTTTTTTCTCATGGTGAAATGCCTGATGAAGCTATTGAAAAAAACTTTGAAGCCGATATGAACGATGATATTTATGGCGAATTTGAAGACGATTTAGACGAAGACGATCTAGATATGTTTGAAGGAGACGACAGCTTTGAAGATTTCGGATACGAAGAAAATTGGAATTAA
- a CDS encoding LytR/AlgR family response regulator transcription factor, with protein MNIIIIEDEKPAARLLQRKIEKLELQVNTLLHSVEESMNWFQNNSHPDLIFLDIQLSDGLSFEIFEQINIKSAVIFTTAYDEYALRAFKLNSIDYLLKPIDEEELATAIAKFKNQFQQHNINSLDFEAIKRMLVNPVSKDYRKRFSVKIGQQLKVIDVAEIECLYSENKGTYIHTIDNRDYLIDSSLEVVETELNPKDFFRINRKFIIPMQSVKEIQVYSNSRLKISLPTYKVDEVIVARERVSDFKEWLG; from the coding sequence ATGAATATTATCATCATCGAAGACGAAAAACCTGCAGCCAGATTATTGCAGCGTAAAATTGAAAAATTAGAATTGCAGGTGAATACATTGTTGCATTCTGTAGAGGAATCAATGAATTGGTTTCAAAATAATTCGCATCCGGATTTGATTTTTTTGGATATCCAATTGTCGGATGGTTTGTCGTTTGAAATTTTTGAACAAATCAATATCAAAAGTGCTGTGATTTTTACCACCGCTTATGATGAATATGCATTACGTGCTTTTAAATTGAATAGTATTGATTATCTATTGAAACCGATAGATGAAGAGGAATTGGCTACTGCAATTGCAAAGTTCAAGAATCAATTTCAGCAGCACAATATTAATTCCTTAGATTTTGAAGCCATCAAACGGATGTTAGTAAATCCTGTTTCGAAGGATTATAGAAAACGTTTTTCAGTTAAAATAGGCCAACAACTCAAAGTAATTGATGTCGCTGAAATCGAATGTTTGTATAGCGAAAACAAAGGCACTTACATCCACACTATAGATAATCGCGATTATTTGATTGATAGTAGTTTGGAAGTAGTGGAAACGGAATTGAATCCGAAAGATTTTTTCCGCATCAATAGAAAATTTATTATCCCGATGCAGTCTGTAAAAGAGATTCAGGTATATTCCAATTCGAGATTAAAAATTAGCCTACCAACTTACAAAGTCGATGAAGTAATTGTTGCTCGAGAACGCGTTTCTGATTTTAAGGAATGGTTGGGTTAG
- a CDS encoding T9SS type B sorting domain-containing protein, producing MNWTKTLFIIVWISCFPIGISAQSINVDDTKDANELVQVLTNNNSCLSVFSEASTGATTKKSIAYFDKNGTNFPFSNGVVLSTWESQNSKGPYNPSFSGTVSSWGGDSNMDAILGVNSSNATTLEFEFESKTNFLSFNYIFASNEYIRDYPCNYSDGLAILIQDVTSNGNYINIATLPDGTPVSSRNIRPRINLSDPSLTKCDAKNEMYFEKFNTNLTIPSPINYAGQTKVLNAQSKLEIGHRYRIKFVIAEGPSRSQFSALFIEAGSFASKLDLGKNRLVATKNAVCNGETITVSTGITGVHKWSKTDSGSTTQLTENSNVLTINQQGTYKVEVINSGCTFTGEIKIEYAAGMNLKDVELAKCDDNGTGKAIFDLTTVQKVVINNDSETSISGFYTDADLMFEISDPKAFEKTNLGNQVVYVKGINPKFTCFETAKITLKTLPSSQNSASEPNPIIKEFAGGKNSIELITSGTASNLEFSIDGFNYKENSLFTDVPKGKYFAYIRNTTNCEFISFPFTILDYPTFFTPNGDGINDEWKISDMIKFPKSVVYIFDRYGKLLKQMNASSVGWNGTLNGLPLPADDYWFRLILNDNQIVNGHFSLKR from the coding sequence ATGAATTGGACAAAAACCTTATTTATTATTGTATGGATTAGCTGCTTCCCAATCGGGATTTCGGCCCAATCAATTAATGTGGATGATACTAAAGATGCAAATGAATTAGTTCAAGTGTTAACCAACAATAACAGCTGTTTATCCGTTTTTTCAGAAGCATCAACTGGTGCAACAACTAAAAAAAGTATTGCTTATTTTGATAAAAATGGAACAAATTTTCCGTTTTCAAATGGAGTCGTTCTAAGCACTTGGGAAAGCCAAAATTCAAAAGGACCATACAATCCTAGTTTTAGTGGAACTGTTAGTAGTTGGGGTGGCGACAGTAATATGGATGCTATTTTAGGAGTTAACTCATCTAACGCAACAACTTTAGAATTTGAATTTGAATCTAAAACCAATTTTTTAAGCTTCAATTATATTTTTGCTTCAAACGAATACATTCGTGATTATCCATGCAACTATTCCGATGGATTGGCTATTTTAATACAAGATGTAACAAGTAATGGTAACTACATCAACATTGCAACATTACCCGATGGCACTCCGGTTTCATCTAGAAATATACGTCCCAGAATTAATCTTTCTGATCCATCATTAACAAAATGTGATGCTAAAAATGAAATGTATTTTGAAAAATTCAATACCAACTTAACAATTCCAAGCCCAATCAATTATGCTGGTCAAACGAAGGTTTTAAATGCACAAAGTAAATTAGAAATTGGACATCGATATAGGATTAAATTCGTAATTGCTGAAGGTCCAAGTCGCTCACAATTCTCAGCCTTATTCATAGAAGCTGGTAGTTTTGCATCTAAATTAGACTTAGGAAAAAACCGCTTGGTAGCAACTAAAAATGCGGTATGTAATGGTGAAACGATTACTGTTTCTACTGGAATAACAGGGGTTCATAAATGGTCAAAAACCGATTCAGGCTCAACTACCCAACTGACAGAAAACAGTAATGTCCTTACAATTAATCAACAAGGAACCTATAAAGTAGAAGTGATTAATTCGGGCTGTACATTTACAGGAGAAATTAAAATTGAATATGCCGCTGGAATGAATTTAAAAGATGTTGAATTAGCTAAATGTGATGATAACGGAACTGGCAAAGCAATTTTTGACTTAACTACGGTTCAAAAAGTTGTCATTAATAACGATAGTGAAACCTCTATTTCTGGTTTCTATACAGATGCTGATTTAATGTTTGAAATTTCAGATCCAAAAGCTTTTGAGAAAACAAATCTTGGAAATCAAGTGGTGTATGTTAAAGGAATCAATCCAAAATTTACATGCTTTGAAACCGCCAAGATAACCTTAAAAACACTCCCTAGTAGTCAAAACTCAGCTAGTGAGCCAAATCCGATTATTAAAGAATTTGCTGGAGGAAAAAATTCGATTGAACTAATTACAAGTGGGACTGCTTCTAATTTAGAGTTTTCGATTGATGGTTTTAATTATAAAGAGAATTCACTATTTACAGATGTACCAAAAGGGAAGTATTTTGCATACATTCGAAATACTACAAATTGTGAATTTATTTCTTTTCCGTTTACAATTTTGGATTATCCTACATTTTTCACTCCAAATGGAGACGGAATTAATGACGAATGGAAAATCTCAGATATGATCAAATTTCCAAAATCTGTTGTCTATATATTTGACCGTTATGGTAAATTATTAAAACAAATGAATGCAAGTTCGGTGGGCTGGAACGGAACTTTAAATGGTTTGCCGCTCCCAGCAGATGACTATTGGTTTCGTTTAATTCTAAATGATAACCAAATAGTTAATGGTCATTTTAGTTTAAAAAGGTAA
- a CDS encoding 2TM domain-containing protein, with translation MIDKLIKEFPRAFVISNLVFIVLLLIKFVTGAVIEFNYSLLEFYSYTNLYSLSLYFANASLFIFLDDKFANDRFSLKRIIWGFILSLIISIAIIFLLRIIEDVLIEGKSWSVFISNETRYNYFVSFFMTFIVTLLFHVFYIYKSFQENKVNQQKIIATTANAQFESLKNQIDPHFLFNSLNVLSSLIEENPSTAQKFTTSLSKIYRYVLEQKDKELVAVSEELAFAKIYMQLLEMRFENSISYELPESTNEDAKVVPLSLQLLLENCIKHNVVSSSKPLHIKISVEDNQLVVENNWQKKEVLSDGKGVGLQNIVNRYALLTERQVTIIQNEKLFKVYLPILTKQITMMRTSQFNEENNAYLRAKKRVDELKGFYGNLTSYCIVIPSLALINYITYWDHKWFIYPMLGWGLGVTFHAIGVFGYGKSWEERKIQEIINKDKSNSWE, from the coding sequence ATGATTGATAAATTAATTAAAGAATTTCCTAGAGCTTTTGTAATTTCAAATTTAGTATTTATTGTACTGTTACTAATTAAATTTGTGACTGGAGCCGTAATTGAATTTAATTATAGTTTACTAGAATTTTACAGCTACACCAATCTGTATAGTTTGAGTTTGTACTTTGCTAATGCCAGTTTATTCATTTTCTTAGATGATAAATTTGCTAACGATCGCTTTTCTTTAAAAAGAATAATTTGGGGTTTTATTCTTTCACTTATAATCTCAATAGCAATTATTTTTTTGCTTCGAATTATTGAAGATGTATTAATTGAAGGAAAGAGTTGGAGTGTTTTCATAAGTAACGAGACTAGGTACAATTATTTTGTTTCCTTTTTTATGACTTTTATTGTTACTCTTCTTTTTCATGTTTTTTATATTTATAAATCATTTCAAGAAAATAAAGTCAACCAACAAAAAATCATTGCTACTACTGCCAATGCGCAATTTGAAAGTTTAAAAAATCAAATTGACCCTCATTTTCTATTCAATAGCCTCAATGTGTTGAGTTCATTGATTGAAGAGAATCCTTCAACTGCTCAAAAATTTACGACTTCCTTGTCTAAAATTTACCGCTATGTGTTGGAACAAAAAGACAAAGAGTTAGTAGCAGTTTCTGAAGAATTGGCTTTTGCCAAAATCTATATGCAATTATTGGAAATGCGTTTTGAGAACAGTATTTCCTATGAATTACCCGAAAGCACCAACGAAGATGCTAAAGTAGTACCATTGTCCTTGCAGCTATTGTTAGAGAACTGCATCAAACACAATGTGGTGAGCAGTTCAAAGCCTCTACATATTAAAATTAGTGTCGAAGACAATCAATTGGTGGTTGAAAACAATTGGCAAAAGAAAGAAGTTCTTTCGGACGGAAAAGGAGTTGGATTGCAAAACATTGTGAATCGTTATGCCTTATTAACGGAACGACAAGTTACAATTATTCAAAATGAAAAATTATTTAAAGTCTATTTACCTATATTAACCAAACAGATTACCATGATGAGAACTAGTCAATTTAACGAAGAAAATAATGCGTATTTACGTGCTAAAAAGCGAGTTGATGAATTAAAAGGGTTTTACGGAAACTTAACTTCCTACTGTATTGTAATACCCTCCCTTGCTTTGATTAATTATATTACTTATTGGGATCACAAATGGTTTATTTATCCCATGTTAGGATGGGGACTGGGAGTTACTTTTCATGCCATTGGCGTTTTTGGATATGGAAAGTCCTGGGAAGAACGAAAAATACAGGAAATAATCAATAAAGATAAATCTAACAGTTGGGAATAA
- a CDS encoding T9SS type B sorting domain-containing protein, with protein sequence MKKIPLIFIFLISFNCFAQFSKTHYIPPLTSSSSAGVTPQDHYIYISTPSIQDVKFKIFPIGGTPILGTVNKVTPYRYSIGSGDNSQLFESSSNTGKSSHKGFIIESEGLIYANIRTNSGGGNQAGGLVAKGISGLGKRFRAGAMLNTTNITGLLNFFSVLATENNTKVTISNIPNGTVLANGNTFTGPEIINLNKNESYTLAINGNMGGNLIGALIESDKDIVVNSGSFGGTNDPTTDLNAGRDIGFDQIVGADKIGTEYIFVKGQGTDVLERVLLIADADNTEIYVNGNNTSIATIQAGEKYILDGNRFVNNNLYIKTSKNVFAYQSIGARNSNANQNLFFVPPLNCSTPKIVDYIPQINLIGSRNYDGTVNIVTEADANVLINETPIGVAPTQITGNPKFVYFSITGLTGNVAIKSSKQVYVSYYGTNVNATYGGYYSGFDIKPELSIDNSTSTSGNCIPNVVLKTEPDSDYTYQWLNNGVDINGETGNTFKPLSPGYYQVKRSIPSCNTSTLSDKIPVSTCPTDGDGDSVPDDVDLDFDNDGITNCEESFGSVAVDLTGPNLIKNTYSNTYSTSTTYVPTTSSVLLSAKSNGDFISEVPAGVNNSTEYRIAFTNPIALTLEYVANGNSTDLTNSDGDFIIKSDSNKTVTVLNPTNQLLIDTNADGIYESGVTQHSSFEIRFRLNSTTPLAAGTGTFSFQSYLTTSLTFIHKNLSENTNNKASFSIKAKCIPRYSDSDSTPDYLDLDSDNDRILDVIESQANTLVGTSVIDANKDGIYDVFGTGTIPQDSDQDGIPDYLDLDSDNDGIKDELETDQDQDNDGIRNYRDLDRENDGCNDVIEAGFPDGDLDGEYGVAPITVNSFGLVNSAPYSIPNTDYSIAAPIVITTQPIAQPTCELQNTSILITDNGGNTYQWQLFDGTNWNNLSNDTTYSGVTSSSLNINQVRNSMNDYRYRVILQKTGNSCSLISDATTLIVYALPILIPSVDLKQCDTDSDRISDFNLTEKNNAISTNSLAETFTYYTSLDGANTKDISSLITNPTAYNSGSTTIWVRVENANNCFSVSKLNLIVSTTQIPASFSKKFELCDDSVNAISTDTDGIAEFDFSSVTQDIKNILPPPDPLNPYSIKYYRNEADALAENNPINNSTNYRNIGYPNEQDIWVRVESTLDNSCFGIGPRIKLIVNPKPSIDTNENGEEDKLVCSNLPEFYVELNPGINDGSPESNYFYFWTKDNEILSSNSILNVNQEGVYTVKVNTPKGCFRNRIIKVTSSDIAKIENIDIVDLSVNNTVTITISGKGNYEFSIDLPNGPFQESNFFDNVASGIRDVYVIDTKGCGTVKKTIAVVGVPKFFTPNQDGFNDFWNIKGIDATFNSKSIIYIFDRYGKLLKQMLPSSLGWDGTLNGDPLPSDDYWFTLLLEDGREAKGHFSLKR encoded by the coding sequence ATGAAAAAAATACCACTTATTTTCATTTTTTTAATTTCGTTTAATTGCTTTGCTCAATTTAGCAAAACGCATTATATTCCACCATTAACTTCTAGTAGTAGCGCTGGTGTGACTCCACAAGATCATTATATATATATCTCCACACCCAGTATTCAAGATGTAAAATTTAAAATTTTCCCAATTGGTGGTACTCCTATTTTAGGAACAGTAAACAAAGTCACCCCGTATAGATATAGTATTGGTTCAGGCGATAATAGTCAACTATTTGAATCTAGTTCTAATACTGGAAAAAGTTCACATAAAGGTTTTATAATAGAAAGTGAAGGATTAATTTATGCTAATATAAGAACTAACTCTGGTGGAGGAAATCAAGCAGGAGGATTAGTGGCTAAAGGAATTAGTGGCTTGGGAAAACGTTTCCGAGCTGGAGCCATGTTGAATACTACTAATATAACTGGATTATTAAATTTTTTCTCAGTTTTAGCAACAGAAAACAATACAAAAGTTACTATATCAAATATCCCAAATGGAACTGTTTTAGCTAATGGAAACACATTCACAGGTCCTGAAATAATTAATCTAAATAAAAACGAAAGTTACACCTTAGCAATTAATGGCAATATGGGGGGTAATCTAATTGGAGCATTAATCGAATCTGATAAAGATATTGTGGTCAATAGTGGTTCTTTTGGTGGAACCAATGACCCTACAACTGATCTAAATGCAGGAAGAGATATTGGATTTGATCAAATCGTGGGTGCCGATAAAATTGGTACTGAATATATATTTGTAAAAGGCCAAGGAACTGATGTTTTAGAGAGGGTACTTCTAATAGCTGATGCAGATAACACCGAAATATATGTCAACGGAAACAATACATCTATAGCAACAATTCAGGCTGGTGAAAAATATATTTTAGATGGAAACCGATTTGTAAACAACAACTTATATATAAAAACTTCAAAAAATGTATTTGCCTACCAAAGTATAGGTGCTAGAAATTCAAATGCCAATCAAAATTTATTTTTTGTACCACCTTTAAACTGCTCTACACCAAAAATTGTAGATTATATTCCTCAAATTAACTTAATTGGAAGTAGAAATTATGATGGTACAGTTAATATTGTGACAGAAGCAGATGCTAATGTTTTAATTAATGAAACTCCAATAGGAGTAGCTCCTACACAAATTACAGGAAATCCAAAGTTTGTTTATTTCTCAATTACGGGACTTACTGGAAATGTGGCTATCAAATCAAGCAAACAAGTCTATGTTTCTTATTATGGAACAAATGTAAATGCTACTTATGGAGGATATTATTCTGGTTTTGACATCAAACCCGAACTTTCTATTGATAATTCAACATCTACTTCTGGAAATTGTATACCAAACGTTGTTCTTAAAACAGAACCTGATAGTGATTATACCTATCAATGGTTAAACAATGGGGTAGATATTAATGGCGAAACAGGAAATACATTTAAACCGTTATCACCTGGTTATTATCAAGTGAAAAGAAGTATTCCAAGTTGCAATACAAGTACACTTTCAGATAAAATTCCTGTGAGTACTTGTCCTACAGATGGTGATGGAGATTCTGTTCCGGATGATGTTGATTTGGATTTCGATAATGATGGGATTACTAATTGCGAAGAGTCATTTGGGAGTGTAGCAGTAGATCTTACAGGACCAAACCTTATAAAAAACACCTATTCTAATACTTATTCTACTAGCACTACATATGTGCCCACTACAAGTTCAGTTCTTTTATCTGCTAAAAGCAATGGAGACTTTATAAGTGAAGTTCCTGCTGGAGTAAATAATTCTACAGAGTATAGAATTGCTTTTACCAATCCAATTGCGCTAACCTTAGAATATGTAGCTAATGGGAATTCAACTGATTTAACTAACTCGGATGGGGATTTTATTATAAAATCAGATAGCAATAAAACGGTAACAGTTTTGAATCCTACTAATCAATTGTTGATTGATACTAATGCTGACGGAATATACGAGAGTGGCGTTACACAACATTCTTCTTTTGAAATCCGTTTCAGACTCAATAGTACTACTCCCCTTGCTGCTGGAACTGGAACCTTTAGTTTTCAATCTTATCTAACAACTTCACTTACATTTATTCATAAAAACTTATCAGAAAACACAAACAATAAAGCTTCTTTTTCAATTAAAGCAAAATGTATTCCTAGATACTCTGACTCGGATTCAACTCCTGATTATTTAGATCTAGACAGTGATAATGACCGAATTTTAGATGTAATTGAATCGCAAGCTAATACTCTAGTAGGGACTTCTGTAATAGATGCCAATAAAGATGGAATTTATGATGTTTTTGGAACCGGAACCATACCGCAAGATTCCGATCAAGATGGTATTCCTGATTATTTGGATTTAGATAGTGATAATGATGGTATCAAGGACGAATTAGAAACAGACCAAGACCAAGACAATGATGGCATAAGAAACTATCGTGATCTAGATCGAGAAAATGACGGTTGTAACGATGTAATAGAAGCTGGATTTCCAGATGGTGATTTAGATGGAGAATATGGTGTCGCCCCTATAACGGTTAATTCTTTTGGATTAGTAAATAGCGCACCTTACTCAATTCCAAATACAGATTATAGCATTGCAGCACCCATAGTTATAACCACACAACCTATAGCTCAACCAACTTGCGAATTGCAAAATACTTCTATTTTAATAACCGATAATGGTGGAAACACCTATCAATGGCAGTTATTTGATGGAACAAACTGGAATAATTTATCAAATGACACTACCTATTCAGGAGTTACTTCAAGTAGTTTGAACATTAATCAAGTACGTAATTCAATGAATGATTACCGTTACAGAGTAATATTACAAAAAACTGGAAATAGTTGTAGTCTGATTTCTGATGCTACAACATTAATAGTTTATGCATTACCCATACTTATTCCTTCAGTAGATTTAAAACAATGCGATACCGATTCGGATAGGATTTCAGATTTTAATTTAACCGAAAAAAACAATGCAATTTCCACTAATTCTCTAGCAGAAACATTCACCTACTATACTTCATTGGACGGAGCCAATACTAAAGATATTTCCTCATTAATTACTAATCCAACAGCATATAATTCAGGTTCAACTACTATTTGGGTTAGAGTGGAGAATGCAAACAATTGTTTTAGTGTTTCAAAATTAAATCTTATTGTATCTACAACTCAAATTCCAGCAAGTTTTAGTAAAAAATTTGAACTTTGTGATGATTCAGTTAATGCAATTAGCACCGATACAGATGGAATAGCTGAATTTGATTTTAGTAGTGTTACTCAAGATATTAAAAATATTCTACCTCCACCAGATCCATTAAATCCTTATTCAATTAAATATTACAGAAATGAAGCTGACGCTTTAGCTGAAAATAATCCTATTAACAATAGTACCAACTATCGCAATATTGGCTATCCAAATGAGCAAGATATTTGGGTCAGGGTAGAAAGTACTTTAGATAATTCATGTTTTGGGATAGGACCACGCATTAAATTAATTGTCAATCCTAAGCCCAGTATCGATACAAATGAAAACGGTGAAGAAGATAAATTAGTTTGTTCTAATTTGCCTGAATTTTATGTTGAATTGAATCCAGGAATAAATGACGGTAGTCCAGAATCCAATTACTTCTATTTTTGGACTAAAGACAATGAAATTTTGAGTTCTAATTCAATTTTAAATGTAAACCAGGAAGGTGTTTACACAGTTAAAGTGAATACGCCTAAAGGATGTTTTAGAAACCGAATTATCAAAGTTACCTCCTCTGATATAGCTAAAATTGAGAATATTGACATAGTGGATTTGTCTGTAAATAATACAGTCACAATTACTATCTCAGGAAAAGGAAATTATGAGTTCAGCATAGATTTACCCAACGGACCGTTTCAAGAATCCAATTTCTTTGACAATGTTGCTTCCGGTATTCGTGATGTTTATGTTATTGATACTAAAGGATGTGGCACAGTTAAAAAAACAATAGCAGTGGTAGGCGTACCAAAATTTTTCACCCCTAACCAAGACGGTTTTAATGATTTTTGGAATATAAAAGGAATCGATGCGACTTTTAATTCGAAATCAATAATTTATATTTTTGATCGTTATGGAAAATTATTGAAGCAAATGCTACCATCTAGCTTAGGTTGGGACGGCACTTTAAATGGCGATCCACTTCCTTCTGATGACTATTGGTTTACACTACTATTAGAAGATGGTCGGGAAGCTAAAGGGCATTTTAGCTTAAAAAGATAA